One Bacillus sp. (in: firmicutes) DNA window includes the following coding sequences:
- the purR gene encoding pur operon repressor, protein MKIRRSGRLVDMTSYLLDHPRHLVSLSFFADRYGAAKSSISEDLAIIKQTFEEQGIGSLHTVPGAAGGVKYIPHASETEAHQFIGMLQEQIAESDRLLPGGYLYLNDLLGNPRIVNKIGRLFASVFANRKIDVVMTVATKGISIAYAVASYLDVPVVIVRRDSKVTEGSTVSINYVSGSTKRIQNMVLSRRSLAEGSHVLIVDDFMKAGGTINGMISMLEEFNATVAGIGVLVEAEDTEERLVDEYISLIRLSKVNVKEKQIEVEEGNYFKFAKPLSIEM, encoded by the coding sequence ATGAAAATTAGGCGAAGCGGGAGATTAGTAGATATGACAAGCTATTTGTTAGATCATCCCCGCCACTTAGTATCACTTTCTTTTTTCGCGGATCGATATGGAGCAGCAAAATCATCCATTAGTGAAGATTTAGCCATTATTAAACAAACATTTGAAGAGCAAGGAATTGGTTCTTTACATACAGTACCCGGAGCAGCAGGCGGGGTCAAATATATACCACATGCTTCAGAAACGGAAGCCCACCAGTTTATCGGAATGCTGCAGGAGCAGATTGCGGAGTCAGATCGCTTGCTTCCGGGCGGATATTTATATTTAAATGATTTATTGGGAAATCCGCGAATTGTAAATAAAATTGGTCGGTTATTTGCTTCTGTTTTTGCGAATAGAAAAATTGACGTCGTCATGACGGTGGCAACGAAAGGAATCTCCATTGCCTATGCGGTCGCCTCCTATTTGGATGTTCCAGTTGTTATTGTACGCCGTGATAGTAAAGTGACGGAAGGCTCAACTGTAAGTATTAATTATGTCTCTGGCTCAACGAAGAGAATTCAAAATATGGTACTATCAAGAAGAAGCTTGGCAGAAGGCTCGCATGTTCTTATTGTTGATGACTTTATGAAAGCCGGGGGAACGATTAACGGCATGATTAGCATGCTTGAAGAATTCAATGCTACTGTCGCTGGAATTGGCGTGTTAGTAGAGGCTGAAGATACGGAAGAACGTTTAGTAGATGAATATATTTCATTAATACGTTTATCGAAAGTGAATGTAAAGGAAAAGCAGATTGAAGTGGAAGAAGGGAATTATTTTAAATTTGCTAAACCATTGAGTATAGAAATGTAA
- a CDS encoding RidA family protein, translating into MKAVQTENAPAAIGPYSQGIIVNNLFYSSGQIPLTPAGVVVTGDIEAQTHQVFANLKAVLAEAGASLDTVIKTTVFIKDMNDFARLNEVYAEYFKNHKPARSCVEVARLPKDALVEIEVVALVK; encoded by the coding sequence ATGAAAGCAGTTCAAACAGAAAACGCACCAGCAGCGATTGGACCGTATTCACAAGGAATTATTGTCAATAATCTATTTTATAGCTCTGGGCAAATTCCACTAACACCAGCGGGAGTAGTGGTCACTGGCGATATTGAAGCACAAACACATCAAGTTTTTGCTAATTTAAAGGCTGTTTTAGCTGAAGCGGGGGCATCATTAGATACGGTTATTAAAACGACTGTTTTTATTAAAGATATGAATGATTTTGCTAGACTAAATGAAGTATATGCTGAATATTTCAAGAATCATAAGCCCGCAAGATCATGTGTAGAAGTAGCTAGACTTCCAAAGGATGCATTAGTAGAAATCGAGGTTGTAGCCTTAGTTAAATAA
- the spoVG gene encoding septation regulator SpoVG, with protein MEVTDVRLRRVNTEGRMRAIASITLDHEFVVHDIRVIDGNNGLFVAMPSKRTPDGEFRDIAHPINSSTRGKIQDAVLAEYHRLGELNEVEYEEAGAS; from the coding sequence ATGGAAGTAACTGACGTAAGATTACGCCGCGTGAACACCGAAGGACGCATGAGAGCCATCGCCTCCATTACGCTTGATCATGAATTTGTTGTTCATGATATTCGAGTCATTGATGGGAATAACGGTTTATTTGTGGCTATGCCAAGTAAACGCACTCCTGACGGGGAATTCCGTGATATAGCTCATCCAATTAATTCTTCCACGCGTGGAAAAATTCAAGATGCAGTTTTAGCAGAGTATCATCGTTTAGGAGAGCTTAATGAAGTGGAATATGAAGAGGCTGGAGCTTCGTAA
- the glmU gene encoding bifunctional UDP-N-acetylglucosamine diphosphorylase/glucosamine-1-phosphate N-acetyltransferase GlmU, translated as MNRYAVILAAGQGTRMKSKLYKVLHPVCGKPMVEHVIDHVAKLNMKKIVTVIGHGAEKVKQYLGEKCEYVLQEEQLGTAHAVRQADSLLSDKEGTTLVICGDTPLITPDTMKALFEHHTKTNAKATILTAYSDNPTGYGRIIRGESGLVEKIVEHKDANESELKVKEINTGTYCFDNLSLFQALKEVKNDNVQGEYYLPDVIEILKNKGETISAYQTDDMEETLGVNDRIALSEAENIMKRRLNTFHMKNGVTIIDPANTYISAEAIIGSDTVIYPGTVIKGKTIIGADCTIGPNSEIDNCNIGERTVVRHSAAYDSEIGNDVNIGPFAHIRPQSTLHDEVKIGNFVEVKKSILGIGSKVSHLSYIGDAEVGKDVNIGCGSITVNYDGEKKHITKIEDGVFVGCNTNLVAPVTVGKDSFIAAGSTITEDVPESSLSIARARQVNKIGYIENKKNNK; from the coding sequence ATGAATCGTTATGCCGTTATTTTAGCAGCTGGTCAAGGAACAAGGATGAAATCAAAGCTTTATAAAGTGTTGCATCCTGTATGTGGAAAGCCGATGGTCGAGCATGTCATTGATCATGTTGCTAAGCTTAATATGAAAAAAATTGTGACAGTTATTGGCCATGGGGCGGAAAAGGTGAAGCAATATTTAGGAGAAAAATGCGAGTATGTTCTTCAAGAAGAGCAGCTTGGTACTGCACACGCGGTTAGACAAGCAGATTCCCTTCTCAGTGATAAAGAAGGAACAACCCTTGTCATTTGTGGTGATACACCTTTAATTACCCCTGACACAATGAAAGCTCTTTTCGAGCATCATACAAAAACAAATGCGAAAGCGACTATTTTAACTGCCTATTCCGACAATCCAACTGGATATGGACGAATTATTCGGGGTGAGAGTGGATTAGTAGAAAAGATTGTTGAGCATAAAGATGCGAATGAAAGCGAGCTAAAGGTAAAAGAGATTAATACTGGCACTTACTGTTTTGATAATTTATCCCTTTTTCAGGCTCTTAAAGAAGTAAAAAATGATAATGTGCAAGGGGAGTATTATTTACCTGATGTGATTGAAATTTTGAAAAATAAAGGTGAAACAATCTCAGCTTATCAAACAGATGATATGGAAGAAACTTTAGGTGTAAATGATAGAATTGCCCTTTCAGAGGCTGAGAATATTATGAAGCGGCGTCTCAATACATTCCATATGAAAAATGGGGTAACGATTATTGATCCTGCTAATACTTATATATCAGCAGAAGCGATAATTGGAAGTGATACGGTTATCTATCCAGGGACTGTCATAAAAGGGAAAACTATTATCGGTGCTGATTGCACCATCGGTCCAAATAGTGAAATTGATAACTGTAATATAGGTGAAAGAACTGTTGTGCGCCACTCTGCGGCTTATGATAGCGAAATCGGCAATGATGTAAACATCGGCCCATTTGCCCATATTAGACCGCAATCTACTTTACACGATGAGGTAAAGATTGGCAACTTTGTTGAGGTCAAGAAATCTATTTTAGGAATAGGAAGCAAGGTCTCCCATCTTAGCTATATTGGCGATGCCGAGGTTGGCAAGGATGTGAATATCGGCTGTGGTTCGATTACTGTTAACTATGATGGCGAGAAAAAGCATATAACGAAAATAGAGGACGGTGTATTTGTTGGCTGCAATACGAATTTAGTTGCACCAGTAACCGTCGGGAAAGATTCTTTTATTGCGGCAGGGTCAACAATTACAGAAGATGTCCCTGAGAGCAGTTTATCAATTGCTCGCGCAAGACAAGTTAATAAAATCGGATATATTGAAAATAAAAAAAATAATAAATAA
- a CDS encoding ribose-phosphate diphosphokinase, with amino-acid sequence MPNQYLDPNLKVFTLNSNPRLAYEIVEHIGIEMGKCSVSRFSDGEVQINIDESIRGCDVYVVQPTSAPVNEHLMEVLIMIDALKRASAKTINVVMPYYGYARQDRKARAREPITSKLVANLLETAGASRVILLDLHAPQIQGFFDIQVDHLQAVPILTEYFQAKNLEDIVVVSPDHGGVTRARRMADRLKAPIAIIDKRRPRPNVAEIMNIVGNIEGKTAILIDDIIDTAGTITLAANALVDHGAKEVYACCSHPVLSGPAMDRIMNSKIKELVVTNTIAIPEEKMIPKLVQLSVAPLISEAIIRVHEEQSVSTLFD; translated from the coding sequence ATGCCAAACCAATATCTTGACCCAAATTTAAAAGTGTTTACTCTAAACTCCAATCCTCGTTTAGCTTATGAAATTGTTGAACATATTGGAATTGAAATGGGAAAATGCTCTGTTTCTCGTTTTAGCGATGGAGAAGTACAAATCAACATTGATGAAAGTATTCGCGGTTGTGATGTGTATGTTGTGCAGCCGACAAGTGCACCTGTTAATGAGCATTTGATGGAAGTGTTAATTATGATTGATGCGCTTAAACGCGCTTCGGCAAAAACAATTAATGTTGTAATGCCGTATTATGGCTATGCTCGTCAGGACCGCAAGGCACGTGCCCGTGAGCCGATTACTTCCAAATTAGTTGCAAACTTACTTGAAACAGCTGGTGCATCACGTGTCATCCTTCTTGATCTACACGCACCGCAAATTCAAGGGTTCTTTGATATTCAAGTTGACCATTTACAGGCTGTGCCGATTTTAACTGAATATTTTCAAGCGAAGAACTTAGAGGATATTGTCGTAGTTTCACCTGACCATGGCGGTGTAACACGGGCAAGAAGGATGGCAGACCGTTTGAAGGCGCCAATTGCGATTATTGATAAACGCCGTCCACGTCCAAATGTCGCGGAAATTATGAACATCGTCGGTAACATTGAAGGCAAAACAGCCATTCTAATCGATGATATTATTGATACGGCTGGAACAATAACCCTTGCTGCCAATGCGCTTGTAGACCATGGTGCAAAAGAGGTATATGCATGCTGTTCACACCCAGTTCTATCTGGCCCGGCAATGGATCGCATTATGAATTCAAAAATTAAAGAGCTTGTCGTTACAAACACGATTGCAATTCCGGAGGAAAAGATGATTCCAAAGCTTGTTCAGCTTTCGGTTGCGCCATTAATAAGTGAGGCGATTATTCGTGTTCATGAAGAACAATCAGTAAGTACCTTGTTCGATTAA
- a CDS encoding 50S ribosomal protein L25/general stress protein Ctc — translation MKREDFKKSALTTLRRGGKIPAVVYGKNKPTKHIYFDSLEFMKTMRKSGRNGIIQLKVENDNPESVMLHDVQINPLNGEVVHADFFIVNMASEIDVEVIVNLIGDAQGIKDGGTLQQPLYKVSVRCLPGDIPEKIDIDITQYNIGDVITVRDIKIDGKYEIIDDGDTVIASILAPKVEDEVGSGEVQDEGGAKDIDENSNTEVEK, via the coding sequence ATGAAAAGAGAAGACTTTAAAAAATCAGCGCTTACGACGCTTCGTCGCGGTGGTAAAATACCTGCTGTTGTTTATGGGAAAAACAAGCCTACAAAACATATTTATTTTGACTCACTTGAATTTATGAAGACAATGAGGAAGTCTGGTAGGAACGGAATCATCCAACTTAAAGTTGAAAATGATAATCCTGAGTCTGTTATGCTTCACGATGTGCAAATAAATCCACTTAACGGTGAAGTGGTCCATGCCGACTTTTTCATTGTAAATATGGCTTCGGAAATTGACGTTGAAGTCATTGTTAATTTAATTGGCGACGCACAGGGAATAAAAGATGGTGGCACACTGCAACAGCCATTGTACAAGGTGTCTGTACGTTGTTTACCAGGTGATATTCCAGAAAAAATTGATATCGATATTACACAGTATAATATTGGTGATGTTATTACCGTCCGTGATATTAAGATTGATGGCAAATATGAAATTATTGATGATGGTGACACCGTTATTGCTTCAATTCTCGCACCAAAGGTTGAAGATGAAGTTGGCAGCGGCGAGGTTCAAGACGAGGGCGGAGCAAAAGACATTGATGAAAATTCGAATACTGAGGTAGAAAAATGA
- a CDS encoding aminoacyl-tRNA hydrolase: MKYIVGLGNPGKNYEKTRHNVGFMVIDELCRRWNLPLNKEKFKGIYGMGTINGEKVILLKPLTYMNLSGEAIRPLLDYYDIDIEDLIVIYDDLDLPTGKIRLRTKGSAGGHNGIKSAIQHLGTQNFNRLRMGIDRPKNGMQVVDYVLGVFSEEERPDITEAITKAADACEKWLSTSFLEVMNEFNQK; this comes from the coding sequence TTGAAATATATCGTTGGTTTAGGTAATCCAGGCAAAAATTATGAAAAGACAAGACATAATGTCGGCTTTATGGTCATTGATGAGCTTTGTCGGCGTTGGAATTTACCGTTAAATAAAGAAAAGTTTAAAGGAATTTATGGAATGGGCACGATAAATGGCGAAAAGGTCATATTATTAAAGCCGCTAACATATATGAATTTATCAGGGGAAGCGATTAGACCTCTCTTAGACTATTATGATATTGATATCGAAGACCTTATAGTTATTTATGATGACCTTGATTTGCCGACTGGAAAAATTCGATTGCGTACAAAAGGGAGCGCTGGTGGACATAACGGTATCAAATCAGCTATTCAGCATCTAGGCACACAAAATTTTAACAGGCTAAGAATGGGCATTGATCGGCCTAAAAATGGGATGCAGGTTGTTGACTATGTTTTAGGCGTATTTAGCGAAGAAGAGCGCCCAGACATTACAGAGGCAATCACGAAAGCTGCAGATGCTTGTGAAAAATGGCTCTCAACGTCTTTTTTGGAAGTCATGAATGAATTTAATCAAAAATAA
- a CDS encoding anti-sigma-F factor Fin family protein translates to MPIHYYCRHCKIQMGEVDKDSIESQKLGFHVLSEEERMDMISYDTNGDIVVQSICEDCQEALERNPDFHSLHTFIQ, encoded by the coding sequence ATGCCTATTCATTATTACTGCAGGCATTGCAAAATCCAAATGGGTGAAGTGGATAAAGATAGTATTGAATCTCAAAAGTTAGGATTCCATGTGTTAAGCGAAGAAGAAAGAATGGATATGATAAGCTATGATACAAATGGGGACATTGTAGTTCAATCGATATGTGAGGATTGTCAAGAAGCACTGGAACGAAATCCAGATTTTCATTCTTTACATACCTTCATACAATAA